Genomic DNA from Paenibacillus sp. MBLB1832:
GTGTGCATTTCGAAGCGTTCGATGATTCCTGGAAGAAACGTTTTGTTGTTGCCAAGCGGTTGTTCTAACAGTAATCAAGATTCTCCTCACAAATTCCATAATGGTAATTCGAGGAGGTTATTGGGTCATAATAGGATGTATAGTCCCGACGGCCTTAAGGAGGTGTTGAGAATTAAACGATTTCTAGGATTTGTCATGTTTACTCTATATGCACTGGTGACGTTTTTTGGGCTAGGACCTGTTCTCTTTGCGGACGGCAGCCAAAAAGAGCGAATGATTACCCTTCTCGTTGTGATTCTTATCTATGTCGTCTTAACGATACCTCTATATTTAATTTTCCGAAAAAAATAATCCAGCAACATCATGCAATTTCAAAAAGCTTCGCCTTAGGTAATAAGCCTAAGCGGAGCTTTTTTTCATCCTTTCTTTTTCGGCAGTTATGCTTTGTTACAAATTCAACCGCCGCCGAGCGCACAAGTAACACGATTAGACATCTTTCTTGCAAATGTCGAAAAAGGAAATATATGGGCCAATGTGCACATGACTAAAAGCACTTACTAGTTTTGTAGAATCTATTATTTAATAT
This window encodes:
- a CDS encoding DUF6954 family protein; amino-acid sequence: MYSPDGLKEVLRIKRFLGFVMFTLYALVTFFGLGPVLFADGSQKERMITLLVVILIYVVLTIPLYLIFRKK